Proteins from a single region of Streptomyces spinoverrucosus:
- the nusB gene encoding transcription antitermination factor NusB has protein sequence MAARNTARKRAFQILFEGDQRGADVLTVLADWIRLSRTDTRQPPVSEYTMQLVEGYAEHATRIDELIAQYSVGWTLDRMPVVDRNILRLGAYELIWVDETPDAVVLDEMVQLAKEFSTDESPSFVNGLLGRLKDLKPSLRRTTED, from the coding sequence GTGGCTGCCCGTAACACGGCCCGCAAGCGCGCCTTCCAGATCCTCTTCGAGGGCGACCAGCGCGGCGCCGACGTCCTGACGGTCCTCGCGGACTGGATCCGGCTCTCGCGGACCGACACCCGGCAGCCGCCGGTGAGCGAGTACACGATGCAGCTCGTCGAGGGCTACGCGGAGCACGCGACGCGGATCGACGAGCTGATCGCCCAGTACTCGGTCGGTTGGACGCTCGACCGGATGCCGGTCGTCGACCGCAACATCCTGCGTCTCGGCGCCTACGAGCTGATCTGGGTCGACGAGACCCCGGACGCCGTCGTGCTGGACGAGATGGTGCAGCTGGCGAAGGAGTTCTCCACGGACGAGTCGCCCTCGTTCGTCAACGGTCTGCTCGGCCGGCTCAAGGACCTGAAGCCCTCGCTGCGACGGACCACCGAGGACTGA
- the bldD gene encoding transcriptional regulator BldD produces MSSEYAKQLGAKLRAIRTQQGLSLHGVEEKSQGRWKAVVVGSYERGDRAVTVQRLAELADFYGVPVQELLPGTTPGGAAEPPPKLVLDLERLATVPAEKAGPLQRYAATIQSQRGDYNGKVLSIRQDDLRTLAVIYDQSPSVLTEQLISWGVLDADARRAVASHEES; encoded by the coding sequence ATGTCCAGCGAATACGCCAAACAGCTCGGGGCCAAGCTCCGGGCCATCCGCACCCAGCAGGGCCTTTCCCTCCACGGTGTCGAGGAGAAGTCCCAGGGACGCTGGAAGGCGGTCGTGGTCGGGTCGTACGAGCGCGGCGACCGCGCCGTGACCGTGCAGCGCCTTGCCGAGCTGGCGGACTTCTACGGCGTTCCCGTGCAGGAGCTCCTTCCGGGCACCACCCCGGGCGGCGCCGCCGAGCCGCCGCCGAAGCTGGTCCTGGACCTGGAGCGGCTGGCCACGGTGCCGGCCGAGAAGGCCGGCCCCCTGCAGCGGTACGCGGCGACGATCCAGTCGCAGCGCGGTGACTACAACGGCAAGGTGCTCTCGATCCGCCAGGACGACCTGCGCACGCTCGCCGTCATCTACGACCAGTCGCCCTCGGTCCTCACCGAGCAGCTGATCAGCTGGGGCGTGCTGGACGCGGACGCGCGCCGCGCGGTGGCCTCGCACGAGGAGAGCTGA
- the pyrR gene encoding bifunctional pyr operon transcriptional regulator/uracil phosphoribosyltransferase PyrR has translation MDTQASDARPVLEGPDIARVLTRIAHEIVERAKGADDVVLLGIPTRGVFLAQRLAVKLEQITERKVPCGSLDITMYRDDLRMHPPRALARTEIPGDGIDGRLVVLVDDVLFSGRTIRAALDALNDIGRPRAVQLAVLVDRGHRELPIRADYVGKNLPTSLRETVKVQLAEEDGRDTVLLGVKQTAQ, from the coding sequence ATGGACACACAAGCGTCCGATGCGAGGCCCGTTCTCGAGGGCCCCGACATCGCGCGGGTTCTGACCCGCATCGCCCACGAGATCGTCGAGCGCGCCAAGGGCGCCGACGACGTGGTGCTCCTCGGCATTCCGACCCGAGGCGTCTTCCTCGCCCAGCGGCTCGCCGTCAAGCTCGAGCAGATCACCGAGCGCAAAGTCCCGTGCGGTTCGCTGGACATCACGATGTACCGCGACGACCTGCGCATGCACCCGCCGCGTGCGCTGGCCCGCACCGAGATCCCCGGTGACGGCATCGACGGCAGGCTCGTCGTCCTCGTCGACGATGTCCTCTTCTCCGGCCGCACCATCCGCGCCGCCCTCGACGCCCTGAACGACATCGGGCGCCCGCGCGCGGTCCAGCTCGCGGTCCTCGTCGACCGCGGCCACCGCGAACTGCCCATCCGCGCCGACTACGTCGGCAAGAACCTCCCCACGTCGCTGCGGGAGACGGTCAAGGTCCAGCTCGCCGAGGAGGACGGTCGCGACACCGTGCTGCTCGGTGTGAAGCAGACCGCCCAGTAG